Proteins from a genomic interval of Colletes latitarsis isolate SP2378_abdomen chromosome 3, iyColLati1, whole genome shotgun sequence:
- the Bchs gene encoding WD repeat and FYVE domain containing 3 bchs isoform X1, translating to MDNQILSMNIMRKLRGGTSVGGMGSSSAGSLDDCMGTTNPQHTALGLMHLKKLFSEYTHPLHPLSDAERDDKLYNMLPLFCKVFGSSPAGDMSEKFWDILAFTQQVSRLMVFEIRRRASNQSTETASCAIVKFLEIENSEESSNGWMLLSALNLLAAGDTSLIQAMTTASVPSTLVKCLYLFFDLPEMIEDEADITDTNSEFTPKQRRILLQKIFVQLLVRLCSHLYPAEELARKDDLTLLFSAITSWCPHYNVMWRKSAAEVLMTLSRHGLTQNVVTYIHCKGCIALCVDNMQRVPELAPLEVVEMFVTVFCFLKDSSEVSQTLLDDFRSCQGYIFLSEFLLKHAPSRLEQDSRAEAQDAIRNLVLMLASLTMCGHTELKPSQASMGSLFQMFGFTLPQPSNRGGSVRNIQAFQVLQSVFLKSNSPLLCCTILDAISSVYHSDNANYFILEGQNTLSQFAEKIHLKNREIQEKFFQLLEFIVFQLNFVPCKELISLSLLLKTNNSTSCSILCMETLLNILRHNNIFKDVYREVGMLEVFVTCLHRYATLLKDKQAAQDQGLEYKICPEDERLGALVMEALTTLLAGNVQNANVFRECSGARCAHNLVPYTDCRYQALGIVRELILNAGGDDDMATLLGVMHSAPSNALILKTHILKSLLACLRESHRTRTVFRKVGGFVYVMSVLVSLEGQLGTQRSEGIEPCNDVIKRTPQEEAQLLTLLHVVFHTISTAMRFEPANAKFFYHEICQSSLCDTLRLLGCFSTQTKLTEIDLIPTANYHNMLLLLFTGSVLEPTFPDAMPKTLAYACLLLRLLYDVALDSFDKPNLAGLGTRSPSHKQNSVEQQKSFDSPGSGKRTVINSLNLNPPTSEPIVVHPGIVVGMLHLLPSISEVTNLQMALALQLYVAEIIKSLVRSERNQQIMCEAGMAGELLLVGRIALQDETHPLHQPLQYIIERLAAQSLEPRDLREFLRLGDPLCCISLDDIEPNKPRGGPVPLTRIKTLVSMTTPKDFRAHGSCTLPPFVELDMSAEGFACLYLPSVAPQSTTPPTVVAADSSVLGGIGSGDRLFPPQTGLTYSTWISVDKFSDSRTDPHCVRLLTLVRTPQSARDLICLTAVLSARDKAIIVSTQETPMPQNVGEWEPEGTGECGARVWCPDLLHEGQWHHIAIVLNRAVLKNSSFSLYLDGQHIHSQKLHYITQVPGGGAANLTVASPVYGYIGTPPCWRRYSRLAWKQGPCHLVEEVFNSQSIATLFKLGPHYMGSLQAPQLSVQEPLMPLVAEEKVVFGLNAKAMSQLTLAKIRKVYSRADNKSIAKQLGMSSHENATPIRVLHNSSGHLSGPARALGGVVVGYLGVRVFSPRPVATMIDNVGGCSVLLGLIAMAQDVESLYAAVKALVCVVRSNQAAQQEMDRRRGYQTLAMLLRRKCPLLNSHILHLTFSLVGTVDSGRETSAIPNVTAFQDLLCDLQVWHEAPGELLRSLLEHLYELIAESSEKRTNLRLMRDLQLVHKLLHILSDVKQSTTRQILLALLSILLSQPRQADLLWFGQFIVATLPQCSEKHLILRESEGNKEGEGEHILLRNRCLQLLHSLLFNGPKPNVNMCEELSKVLGLDWILLFLQSGLHSTTVIWGLRILVAVCSVQPILQKFKEGTSNGSWLRHTDHNKMALALGCHQQMSGGENKPSGLHVPGFQHLGWLLPQHVDLVPELYFLFIALMMGQPVKLLPTDSKVILKLDLDNVWNFLFGVPANHTLSTFASRINLCPEAVVTLLAMVRTMLNNYSINPESLPDWLSDYPVTIIQFLFFLYHNFTDFMQVFMSAEVLGALAGTLFPKPASSSQDSSGASTPADEQEPVLVRSPSKDIGLTNHPAKKFVMDFLRVIVVDSLSLPVTAKSAPAIDLVLEAWPEHASTGQQTRYQTEILSILMEHLLAADVLIGEQAALPVVPGGSVNNITNNVCYVAARIVDKLWQGALTKDPHEVFDFIVKLIGQAKRRPGVVSMEGLHHCLNRTTLFLLSRPTDSIADQMAVLEALHKLTTHRLLVFGAGNHELEFIGCLTYCLLQLTTDVKIVLDNAKTSWHIHPQVEASDDRLTSHQGHNLMVVAATRVWEELYVCKKPAIEEVFKITLPAPIGNERAPELSQVRDQMHEAATRLWLNYVVMERKALYRVPWELHNQIQSKIQKVTGGLTRLASRTKVRKEESVRVRLRLHQNTVAQWTEQHIALVRELAAAKRLQYIQTNQHTQRYVYQEWLQTETELTRERGLWGPPTPTRLDKWMLDMTEGPCRMRKKMMKNELFYIHYPYRPELEHPDNKQLKYKVATSTDSKEYYLKQLGNSSGMFERERDPVIDDTPLNVNETSTESEPPMVPCTLERHASEPDEATEDNEQEEENNQTVPDNQTLIRLLEEHEKISHMFRCARIQGLDTTEGLLLFGKEHFYVIDGFTLLKSREIRDIESLPEAYEPILPSPGSPRRSRAMRQCSKFNYEDIREVHKRRYLLQPMALEVFSGDGRNYLLAFPRKVRNKVYQRFMTFATAIADSAQQSVAGQKRTANVEQATGLLSNLIGETSVTQRWVRGEISNFQYLMHLNTLAGRSYNDLMQYPIFPWILADYDSEELDLTDSATFRDFSKPMGAQSPERLLQFKKRYKEWDDPHGETPPYHYGTHYSSAMIVCSYLVRMEPFTQHFLRLQGGHFDLADRMFNSIKEAWLSASKHNMADVKELIPEFFYLSEFLVNSNHFDLGSKQSGVQLGDIVLPPWAKQDPREFIRAHRLALECDYVSQHLHQWIDLIFGCKQNGPAAVEAVNVFHHLFYEGNVDIYNIDDPLKKNATIGFINNFGQIPKQLFKKPHPAKKMTQRTSVIDPGPITPGLSITTSDKLFFHNLDNLKPSLQPIKELKGPVGQILHIDKAVLAVEQNKTLIPPTYNKYVAWGFADHSLRIGNYDSDKAIFVCEAMMQNSGEIVACVCPSSKLIVTAGTSSVVTVWEYTKRQLSIKQCLYGHTDAVTCLSSSPAYNVIVSGSRDGTAIIWDLSRCLFVRQLRGHAGPVAAVAINELTGDIATCAATWLHVWSINGEELASVNTCVGRADRMQQILCVAFSQTHEWDSQNVIMTGSTDGVARMWSMDYVQVPAEEEKPEEVATAKEKNTKLNKNENQNETTKKRVHELVKQMSISAEGSAMLAKSGSESSLSEPETSKEASRLHEEKEECSDNESSNGSSSKPSPQNNTSTVVLRRKSRGNPMFRKSEGGGRADSEGTQTSESSNNIGDSEGALRASKSDTSLTDSFVMVSEADTKPKRINPQNILRDGFKWQRQLVFRSKLTMHTAYDRKDNTEPASITALAVSRDHRTVYVGDTRGRVFSWSVCEQPGRTVADHWLKDEGADCCVGCGVRFNLYERRHHCRNCGQVFCSKCSRFESKISRLGILKPVRVCQGCYSSLRSQHSAESSA from the exons ATGGATAAT CAAATTTTAAGTATGAACATAATGCGTAAATTACGAGGGGGTACCAGTGTAGGAGGAATGGGTTCTAGCAGTGCTGGCAGTTTAGATGATTGTATGGGAACTACAAATCCTCAACATACTGCTTTGGGTCTTATGCATCTTAAGAAACTATTTTCTGAATATACCCATCCTCTGCATCCCCTCTCAGATGCTGAACGTGATGATAAATTATATAATATGTTGCCATTATTTTGCAAA gTATTTGGATCTAGTCCAGCGGGTGATATGAGTGAGAAGTTTTGGGATATCTTGGCATTTACACAACAAGTGTCTAGATTAATGGTATTCGAAATTAGAAGGAGGGCAAGTAATCAGAGTACCGAAACAGCAAGTTGTGCCATTgtaaaatttttagaaattgaAAATAGTGAAGAATCAAGCAATGGATGGATGTTATTATCTGCATTAAACTTGCTTGCAGCTGGTGATACTTCTCTAATACAG GCAATGACTACTGCTTCTGTTCCATCAACATTAGTAAAATGTTTGTATTTATTCTTTGATCTGCCTGAAATGATAGAAGATGAAGCTGATATTACAGATACAAATAGCGAATTTACTCCAAAGCAACGTAGAATATTGTTACAGAAAATATTTGTTCAA ttattGGTGAGATTATGTAGTCATCTTTACCCAGCAGAAGAACTCGCTCGTAAAGATGACCTCACTTTACTATTCTCAGCAATAACTAGTTGGTGTCCCCACTATAATGTGATGTGGCGTAAAAGCGCAGCAGAAGTATTAATGACCTTATCCCGACATGGACTTACCCAGAATGTAGTGACCTACATCCACT GTAAAGGATGTATAGCGCTTTGTGTCGATAATATGCAACGAGTACCTGAGCTGGCACCATTGGAAGTAGTAGAAATGTTTGTCACAGTATTTTGTTTCTTAAAAGATTCTAGCGAAGTTTCTCAAACGCTTCTGGATGATTTTCGGTCTTGTCAAGGATACATCTTTCTGTCAGAGTTTTTATTAAA ACACGCTCCGTCGAGATTAGAGCAAGATAGTAGAGCAGAAGCACAAGATGCTATTCGGAATTTAGTTCTTATGCTAGCATCTTTAACGATGTGTGGTCATACAGAATTGAAGCCGAGTCAAGCTAGTATGGGATCTTTATTTCAGATGTTTGGCTTCACTTTACCTCAACCAAGTAATAGAG GAGGAAGTGTTCGAAATATTCAAGCATTTCAAGTATTACAGTCTGTATTTCTAAAGTCTAATTCACCGCTTTTATGTTGTACCATTCTTGATGCAATATCTAGCGTATATCACAGTGACAATGCCAATTATTTTATACTGGAGGGACAAAACACGCTGTCTCAGTTTGCAGAAAagattcatttaaaaaatagagAAATACAAGAAAAGTTTTTTCAGTTACTGGAATTTATAGTGTTTCAACTTAATTTTGTGCCTTGTAAGGAACTTATATCTCTATCTCTACTACTTAAAACAAATAATTCAACTAGTTGCAGTATCTTGTGCATGGAAACGCTGCTTAATATACTCAG ACATAACAATATATTTAAAGATGTGTACAGAGAAGTAGGTATGTTAGAAGTCTTTGTTACGTGTCTTCACCGTTACGCAACTTTGCTTAAAGATAAGCAAGCTGCGCAAGATCAAGGATTAG AATACAAAATATGCCCAGAAGATGAACGGTTGGGTGCCTTAGTAATGGAAGCTTTGACGACGCTATTAGCGGGCAACGTTCAAAATGCTAATGTTTTCAGAGAGTGCAGTGGAGCACGCTGTGCTCATAATCTCGTACCGTATACGGATTGTCGATATCAAGCCCTTGGCATTGTTAGAGAATTAATACTTAACGCAGGGGGGGACGATGACATGGCTACATTACTAGGCGTCATGCATTCAGCACCTTCCAATGCCTTAATCTTAAAGACACATATATTAAAA TCTTTATTGGCTTGCTTACGGGAATCTCACCGAACTAGAACTGTTTTTCGGAAAGTGGGTGGTTTTGTCTACGTGATGTCCGTTTTAGTGTCTTTGGAGGGTCAGTTGGGCACTCAAAGATCGGAGGGTATCGAACCTTGTAACGACGTAATAAAGAGAACACCACAGGAAGAAGCACAGTTACTGACACTTTTGCACGTTGTATTTCACACAATAAGTACAGCCATGAGATTTGAACCGGCAAACGCAAAATTTTTCTATCACGAG ATATGTCAATCAAGTTTGTGCGACACTTTACGACTTCTCGGATGTTTTTCGACGCAAACGAAGCTTACAGAAATAGATCTAATTCCAACTGCAAATTACCACAATATGTTATTATTGCTCTTTACCGGAAGCGTATTAGAACCCACATTTCCGGATGCCATGCCAAAGACTCTCGCATACGCATGTTTATTATTACGTCTTCTGTACGATGTAGCACTCGACTCTTTTGATAAGCCAAATTTGGCAGGTTTAGGAACGAGATCACCAAGCCATAAACAAAATAGCGTCGAG CAACAAAAATCTTTCGATTCTCCGGGTAGTGGAAAGAGAACTGTTATAAATTCTTTAAATCTGAACCCTCCTACTTCAGAACCGATAGTAGTTCATCCTGGCATAGTTGTTGGAATGTTGCACTTGCTTCCATCAATCTCGGAAGTAACCAATCTGCAAATGGCTCTAGCTTTGCAATTGTACGTAGCAGAAATTATTAAAAGCCTGGTGCGTTCGGAAAGAAATCAACAAATTATGTGCGAGGCTGGAATGGCCGGTGAATTGTTATTAGTAGGTAGAATTGCATTGCAAGATGAAACACATCCTCTCCACCAACCATTAcagtatataatagaaagactcGCCGCACAATCTTTAGAGCCACGCGACTTAAG AGAATTTTTACGTTTGGGTGATCCATTATGTTGTATATCGCTCGATGACATTGAACCAAATAAACCTAGAGGTGGACCCGTGCCACTAACTCGTATTAAAACATTAGTGTCGATGACGACACCAAAGGATTTTCGTGCGCATGGTTCTTGTACTTTGCCACCTTTTGTAGAACTTGATATGAGTGCAGAAGGATTTGCATGTTTATATTTACCGAGCGTTGCACCTCAAAGTACAACCCCACCTACAGTAGTGGCTGCTGACAGTAGTGTACTTGGTGGAATCGGTTCAGGTGACAGATTGTTTCCCCCACAAACTGGATTAACTTATAGTACGTGGATATCTGTTGATAAATTTAGCGATTCAAGAACTGATCCTCACTGTGTAAGATTACTGACCTTAGTGCGTACTCCGCAATCAGCGAGAGATTTAATCTGTTTGACCGCAGTTCTTAGCGCTAGAGATAAAGCTATTATTGTATCTACACAAGAAACGCCGATGCCGCAAAATGTAGGTGAATGGGAACCAGAGGGAACTGGCGAATGTGGAGCAAGAGTCTGGTGTCCTGATTTACTTCACGAAGGGCAATGGCATCACATAGCTATCGTATTAAATCGTGctgtattaaaaaattcaagttTCTCGTTGTATCTGGATGGTCAACATATTCACAGTCAAAAGCTTCATTATATTACACAAGTTCCTGGCGGAGGAGCAGCAAATTTGACTGTAGCATCACCAGTATACGGTTATATAGGTACACCTCCCTGTTGGCGACGCTATTCTAGACTGGCATGGAAGCAGGGACCATGCCACTTAGTAGAGGAAGTGTTTAATTCACAAAGTATAGCAACACTGTTTAAATTAGGTCCGCATTATATGGGTAGTCTACAAGCTCCACAGTTATCAGTTCAAGAACCTTTAATGCCTCTTGTTGCGGAAGAAAAAGTTGTATTTGGATTAAATGCTAAAGCGATGTCTCAATTAACATTAGCTAAAATTAGGAAAGTTTATAGTCGTGCTGATAATAAATCAATTGCCAAACAACTTGGTATGTCATCGCACGAAAATGCCACGCCTATCAGGGTTCTTCATAATTCATCAGGACATCTTAGTGGACCAGCGAGAGCACTGGGAGGCGTAGTCGTTGGGTATCTTGGTGTTCGAGTTTTCAGTCCTCGACCAGTGGCCACAATGATTGATAACGTCGGTGGATGTTCAGTGTTATTAGGTCTAATAGCCATGGCTCAAGACGTAGAATCTCTGTACGCGGCTGTTAAAGCATTAGTTTGTGTCGTGAGATCTAATCAAGCAGCTCAACAAGAAATGGACCGTCGAAGAGGATATCAAACATTAGCAATGTTATTGCGAAGGAAATGTCCTCTTTTAAATAGTCACATTTTGCATCTCACGTTTAGCCTTGTCGGAACGGTCGACAGTGGCAGAGAAACTAGCGCGATACCTAATGTTACAGCATTTCAAGATCTTTTGTGTGATTTACAAGTTTGGCACGAAGCACCAGGAGAACTGTTAAGATCGCTATTGGAACATTTGTATGAATTAATAGCAGAATCAAGCGAGAAAAGAACAAATTTACGTTTGATGAGGGATTTGCAATTGGTGCATAAACTGTTGCACATCTTAAGCGATGTAAAGCAAAGTACTACTCGGCAAATTTTACTCGCTTTACTCAGTATTCTACTAAGTCAACCGAGACAAGCTGATTTACTTTGGTTTGGTCAGTTTATTGTAGCTACATTGCCTCAATGTTCGGAAAAGCATTTAATCCTTCGAGAAAGCGAAGGGAATAAAGAAGGGGAAGGGGAGCATATACTTTTGCGAAATCGTTGTTTACAACTTTTGCATTCTTTGCTGTTTAATGGTCCAAAACCGAATGTAAATATGTGCGAAGAATTATCTAAAGTATTAGGTTTGGATTGGATATTACTGTTTCTTCAATCTGGCCTTCATAGTACGACAGTGATATGGGGATTACGAATTTTAGTAGCTGTTTGTTCTGTACAACCGATATTACAAAAGTTTAAAGAAGGAACCAGCAACGGTAGTTGGCTGCGTCATACGGATCACAACAAGATGGCATTAGCACTTGGTTGTCACCAACAAATGTCAGGTGGAGAGAATAAACCATCTGGTCTTCATGTACCAGGATTTCAACATTTGGGATGGTTATTACCGCAGCATGTAGACCTTGTTCCAGAGCTGTACTTTCTTTTTATTGCTCTTATGATGGGGCAACCAGTGAAATTATTGCCTACGGATTCGAAGGTCATCTTAAAACTTGATTTGGATAATGTTTGGAACTTCTTGTTTGGTGTCCCAGCAAACCACACTCTATCCACATTTGCGAGTAGAATTAATCTTTGCCCCGAAGCCGTAGTTACTCTGTTAGCTATGGTTCGAACAATGCTGAATAATTACTCGATTAATCCTGAATCCCTGCCAGACTGGTTAAGCGACTATCCAGTGACAATAATACAGTTCCTGTTCTTCCTCTATCATAATTTTACGGACTTCATGCAAGTGTTTATGTCTGCGGAAGTATTGGGCGCGTTGGCTGGTACTTTGTTTCCAAAACCTGCAAGCTCTAGTCAAGATAGCAGTGGAGCTAGTACTCCAGCAGACGAGCAAGAACCGGTATTAGTGAGATCTCCATCAAAGGATATCGGTTTGACGAATCATCCAGCAAAAAAGTTTGTCATGGACTTTTTACGAGTCATCGTGGTAGACTCTCTGTCTCTACCAGTTACTGCAAAATCTGCACCAGCTATTGATTTGGTTTTGGAAGCGTGGCCAGAGCATGCATCTACAGGACAGCAAACACGCTATCAAACGGAGATTCTATCTATTCTAATGGAGCATCTGTTAGCTGCCGATGTTTTAATTGGAGAACAAGCAGCGTTACCTGTAGTTCCTGGAGGATCAGTCAATAATATAACTAACAATGTATGTTATGTCGCAGCCAGAATAGTAGATAAATTGTGGCAAG GTGCTTTGACAAAAGATCCGCATGAAGTGTTCGATTTCATTGTCAAATTAATCGGACAAGCAAAACGACGGCCTGGCGTCGTCAGTATGGAAGGCCTTCATCATTGTCTGAACAGAACAACACTATTTTTGCTATCACGACCAACAGATTCAATAGCCGATCAAATGGCTGTATTAGAAGCATTGCATAAGCTCACGACTCACAG ATTATTGGTCTTCGGTGCTGGTAATCATGAGTTGGAATTCATTGGTTGTTTAACTTACTGTCTGCTGCAATTGACAACCGACGTAAAAATCGTGCTCGATAATGCAAAAACATCGTGGCACATACATCCGCAAGTCGAAGCCAGCGATGATAGGCTGACTTCCCATCAAGGCCATAACTTGATGGTTGTCGCTGCGACAAGAGTTTGGGAAGAGTTATACGTATGCAAAAAGCCTGCTATAGAAGAAGTTTTCAAAATTACTCTTCCGGCGCCTATAGGTAACGAACGTGCTCCCGAATTATCACAAGTAAGAGATCAAATGCACGAAGCCGCAACTAGGCTTTGGTTGAATTACGTTGTTATGGAGAGGAAAGCTTTGTACAGGGTCCCTTGGGAACTTCACAATCAAATACAATCG AAAATTCAAAAGGTAACAGGAGGTTTGACGAGATTAGCAAGTCGAACGAAAGTCCGTAAAGAGGAATCTGTACGCGTTAGGTTGAGATTACACCAGAACACTGTAGCACAATGGACCGAGCAACACATTGCATTGGTCCGCGAGCTTGCTGCGGCAAAACGATTGCAATACATACAGACTAATCAACACACTCAACGATATGTGTATCAA GAATGGTTGCAAACGGAAACAGAATTAACGAGGGAACGCGGTTTGTGGGGACCACCGACACCTACCAGACTCGACAAATGGATGCTAGATATGACTGAGGGTCCATGTAGAATGAGGAAAAAGATGATGAAGAACGAACTCTTTTATATACATTATCCTTATCGACCCGAATTAGAACATCCTGATAAC AAACAACTGAAGTATAAGGTTGCAACGAGTACCGACAGTAAGGAATATTACTTGAAACAACTTGGTAATTCGTCCGGCATGTTCGAACGAGAACGTGATCCTGTTATAGACGACACCCCGTTAAACGTAAATGAAACTTCTACTGAAAGTGAACCTCCAATGGTACCGTGTACGCTTGAACGTCATGCCAGTGAACCAGATGAAGCAACAGAGGATAATGAACAAGAAGAGGAAAATAATCAGACTGTTCCAGACAATCAAACTTTGATACGACTGTTAGAAGAACACGAGAAG ATAAGTCACATGTTTAGATGCGCCAGAATTCAAGGTTTAGATACAACTGAGGGTTTGCTGTTATTTGGAAAagaacacttctacgtgatcgatGGGTTCACATTGTTGAAGTCCAGAGAAATAAGGGATATAGAAAGTTTACCCGAGGCTTATGAACCAATTTTGCCATCACCGGGATCACCTAGAAGATCTAGAGCGATGAGGCAATGCTCGAAATTTAATTACGAAGATATCAG AGAAGTACATAAAAGAAGATACCTATTACAACCAATGGCATTAGAAGTGTTCAGTGGAGATGGTAGAAATTATTTACTAGCGTTCCCGCGTAAAGTAAGGAACAAAGTTTATCAGAGATTCATGACATTCGCAACGGCGATTGCTGACAGTGCCCAACAATCCGTGGCCGGTCAAAAGAGAACAGCGAACGTGGAGCAGGCCACAGGTCTACTTTCAAATCTAATTGGCGAGACTTCGGTTACCCAACGATGGGTG AGAGGCGAGATATCTAACTTCCAGTACTTGATGCATCTCAATACTTTAGCTGGTCGTAGTTATAACGATTTGATGCAGTACCCAATATTTCCATGGATATTAGCAGACTATGATAGCGAAGAATTGGATCTCACTGATTCAGCAACGTTTCGAGACTTCAGTAAACCTATGGGCGCACAAAGTCCAGAACGATTATTACAATTCAAAAAACG ATACAAAGAATGGGACGATCCGCACGGGGAAACACCTCCTTATCATTATGGAACACATTACTCTTCCGCGATGATAGTATGTTCTTATTTGGTGAGGATGGAACCGTTCACGCAACATTTTCTGAGGTTACAG GGTGGACATTTTGATCTGGCGGACAGAATGTTTAATAGCATAAAGGAAGCTTGGCTTTCTGCGTCTAAACATAATATGGCCGATGTGAAGGAGCTTATACCGGAGTTCTTTTACCTTTCTGAATTTCTCGTCAACTCGAATCATTTTGACTTAG GTTCTAAACAGAGCGGCGTACAATTGGGAGACATTGTACTTCCACCATGGGCAAAGCAGGATCCACGTGAATTCATACGAGCGCATCGACTTGCTTTGGAATGCGATTATGTGTCACAACACCTTCACCAATGGATCGATTTGATATTCGGTTGCAAACAAAACGGCCCTGCTGCGGTTGAAGCTGTTAACGTGTTTCATCACTTATTCTATGAAGGCAATGTTGATATTTACAA TATCGATGATCCTTTAAAGAAAAATGCTACTATCgggtttattaataattttggccAAATACCGAAGCAACTGTTTAAAAAACCGCATCCAGCCAAGAAGATGACCCAAAGGACTAGCGTTATTGATCCTGGACCAATCACACCTGGTTTAAGCATAACCACGTCCGACAAATTATTCTTCCATAATCTTGACAATTTGAAGCCGTCGCTTCAGCCTATCAAAG AATTAAAGGGTCCTGTCGGACAAATACTTCATATCGACAAAGCAGTATTGGCTGTTGAACAAAATAAAACGCTGATTCCTCCGACGTATAACAAGTACGTTGCATGGGGGTTCGCCGATCACTCTCTTAGAATAGGAAACTATGATAGTGACAAAGCGATATTTGTCTGCGAGGCCATGATGCAAAATAGCGGAGAGATAGTTGCTTGTGTTTGTCCGTCTTCCAAATTGATAGTAACTGCTGGCACAAGCTCC GTTGTAACGGTTTGGGAATATACCAAGAGACAACTTTCTATCAAACAATGTCTGTACGGTCACACAGACGCTGTTACGTGTTTGTCATCAAGTCCAGCGTATAACGTGATAGTATCAGGATCTCGAGACGGCACAGCAATTATATGGGACTTATCTCGATGTCTGTTTGTTCGTCAACTTAGGGGGCACGCCGGACCGGTGGCTGCAGTAGCTATAAATGAATTAACA GGAGACATAGCTACATGCGCAGCCACATGGTTGCACGTATGGAGTATCAACGGCGAAGAGCTAGCAAGTGTTAATACGTGTGTGGGCCGAGCAGATAGGATGCAACAAATTTTGTGCGTCGCGTTTAGTCAAACTCACGAATGGGATTCGCAGAATGTTATTATGACAGGATCCACCGATGGCGTGGCTCGT ATGTGGTCGATGGATTACGTGCAAGTGCCTGCAGAAGAAGAGAAACCAGAGGAAGTTGCAACCGCAAAGGAGAAAAACACGAAGTTGAACAAAAATGAAAATCAGAACGAAACTACGAAGAAACGAGTGCATGAATTAGTTAAACAGATGAGCATATCTGCCGAAGGATCAG CAATGCTTGCAAAAAGCGGCTCGGAGAGCAGTCTCTCCGAACCCGAAACTTCTAAAGAAGCATCGAGATTGCACGAAGAGAAAGAAGAATGCTCGGACAATGAGTCGAGCAACGGTTCCAGTAGCAAACCATCACCGCAGAATAATACATCTACCGTTGTGCTTCGAAGAAAAAGTCGTGGAAATCCAATGTTTCGAAAAAGTGAGGGTGGTGGACGTGCGGATAGTGAGGGCACACAAACAAG CGAGTCATCCAACAATATCGGGGATTCTGAAGGGGCATTACGGGCTAGTAAAAGCGATACAAGCTTAACAGACAGTTTCGTCATGGTCTCTGAAGCTGACACAAAACCTAAGAGAATCAATCCACAAAATATTTTAAGAGATGGTTTTAAGTGGCAACGGCAATTAGTGTTTAGAAGCAAATTAACGATGCACACCGCGTATGACCGTAAGGATAATACGGAACCAGCGTCTATAACAGCTCTCGCAGTGTCAAG AGATCATCGAACGGTGTACGTAGGAGATACGAGAGGAAGAGTTTTTTCATGGAGCGTGTGCGAGCAACCAGGACGCACGGTTGCCGATCACTGGCTCAAAGATGAAGGAGCAGATTGTTGTGTTGGTTGTGGAGTTAGATTTAATCTTTATGAAAGAAGACATCATTGTCGCAACTGTGGGCAAGTCTTCTGTTCAAA ATGCAGCCGATTTGAATCGAAAATATCGAGACTCGGAATTTTAAAGCCTGTTAGAGTTTGTCAAGGTTGTTATTCGTCATTACGCTCTCAACATTCCGCCGAGAGCAGCGCTTAA